One genomic window of Bicyclus anynana chromosome 10, ilBicAnyn1.1, whole genome shotgun sequence includes the following:
- the LOC128198450 gene encoding uncharacterized protein LOC128198450 encodes MTFDSRSKTENRGSGGHDEEHDMRWIPMELYTYGLQVVQGLPACHQRYGGEGPDLPHPSAEAGTPPMASDPNEDGGERTIIIIKPMDVHCRTYASCVGFQASRSRAASIQRLPATRLMLSAVGLDGIVLKLLSNNFLFLITSVNVHYFVFTVEFYLRPNGRINLRLNNFTFYKHLKARSNAHRWSCTAYGSKWKCKAHLIITDKLEVLKANVSHSHPPSTKKEIRNQIKPIYPMWNGTGNKENGTPVRPSQPPSLTPLHDYLVAHSVFSNYV; translated from the exons ATGACCTTTGACTCGCGCTCTAAAACCGAAAACAGAGGGAGCGGTGGGCACGACGAAGAGCATGACATGCG ATGGATTCCGATGGAGCTGTACACGTATGGGCTCCAGGTCGTGCAAGGGCTTCCTGCATGTCACCAACGATATGGTGGTGAGGGCCCAGACCTTCCACACCCATCCGCCGAGGCTGGAACCCCCCCGATGGCTTCGGACCCCAATGAAGATGGCGGAGAGAggaccatcatcattatcaaaccaatggacgtccactgcaggacatatgcctcttgcgtGGGCTTCCAAGCATCACGGTCTcgtgccgccagcatccaacggctccctgcaacccggtTGATGTTGTCGGCCGTAGGATTAGATGGCATAGTACTC AAGTTGTtaagtaataattttctttttttaataacaagtgTTAACGTTCATTATTTTGTCTTCACAGTTGAATTCTACTTGCGTCCAAATGGCAGGATCAACCTACGGCTGaacaattttacattttacaagcaTTTAAAAGCACGCAGCAACGCGCATAGATGGAGCTGCACCGCCTACGGCTCCAAGTGGAAGTGCAAGGCGCACTTAATCATCACCGATAAGTTGGAAGTCCTCAAAGCTAACGTATCCCACAGTCATCCGCCTAGCACAAAGAAAGAAATACGAAACCAAATAAAACCAATTTATCCCATGTGGAATGGCACTGGTAATAAAGAGAATGGCACTCCGGTTCGACCCTCCCAACCGCCCTCACTAACCCCACTCCATGATTACCTAGTAGCTCATAGCGTTTTTAGTAATTATGTATAA